The following coding sequences lie in one Pseudoalteromonas sp. Scap06 genomic window:
- a CDS encoding RND family transporter: MQAILDFLEKAIFRHRLVVLISFVLITCLLVFKATQIQLDASFNKNIPLNHDYMKVYTKHEKQFGGANSILISVCDDSGDIFNPEFFTQLKAVHDQLYFIPGVNRPLVNSIFSPSARFVEVVEDGFAGGPIIPANFKADKQGLGIVKENIEKAKVVGRMIASDYSCAMVTAQLLETDPQTQEKLDTLAFAKKLESEIREPLSTEKISIHIIGFAKMAGDIAEGAKGVVLFFAIAIAFTFVMVWLFCGSLKLTILPIVCSIIAVIWQLGLLSSLGFGLDPMSILVPFLVFAIGVSHGVQMINAIGKKVAEGKSTAICCQSSFRALLVPGGIALLSDTVGFLTLLTIDIGIIRELAITASLGVAVIIFTNLILLPVWASYMRFENSIHIQSGDANKPNILDAMRDLLVKATDPKTAKIIIGFTLVLFALGYWQADKMRIGDLHAGAPSLHQDARYNQDTFLISDKYTISSDILKVIVEAYPAACTEHDVMERISRFQYKVENLAGVQSAVSLSSVAQSVNAGYNEGNLKWQSLPRNSASLVQSTSRVETSTGLLNGDCSVMPVIIFLDDHKAQTIDNVIAKVKQFAVEEGTDKLAFKLASGPVGVMAATNESVSAAQIPMMLYVYGAVIILCLLSFKSVKATIAVVLPLYIVSTLAQALMVQLEIGLTVSTLPVIALGVGIGVDYGIYILSSMMGQLKQNVPLSIAYRNALVERGSAVLFTGITLAIGVSTWIFSDLKFQVDMGILLTFMFLVNMLGAVLLLPAIGSLLWTDQKK, encoded by the coding sequence ATGCAAGCAATTTTAGATTTTTTAGAAAAAGCGATTTTTAGACACCGCTTAGTGGTGCTCATAAGTTTTGTGTTGATCACCTGTTTATTGGTTTTTAAAGCAACGCAAATTCAGCTCGACGCGTCATTTAATAAAAATATTCCGCTTAACCATGATTATATGAAGGTGTACACCAAACATGAGAAACAGTTTGGTGGCGCTAATAGTATTTTAATTTCAGTATGTGATGACAGTGGTGATATTTTTAATCCTGAATTTTTTACTCAATTAAAAGCCGTACATGACCAACTTTACTTTATTCCAGGAGTAAATCGTCCTTTAGTAAATTCAATATTTTCACCTAGTGCGCGCTTTGTTGAAGTTGTTGAAGACGGCTTTGCTGGCGGGCCTATTATACCAGCCAACTTTAAAGCCGATAAGCAAGGCTTAGGAATTGTTAAAGAGAACATTGAAAAGGCCAAAGTAGTGGGTCGTATGATAGCAAGCGATTATTCGTGTGCCATGGTCACCGCCCAACTGTTAGAGACTGATCCGCAAACACAAGAAAAATTAGACACTCTCGCTTTTGCAAAAAAATTAGAAAGCGAAATTCGTGAGCCTCTAAGTACCGAAAAAATCAGTATTCATATTATTGGTTTTGCAAAAATGGCCGGCGATATAGCCGAGGGCGCAAAAGGGGTTGTATTATTTTTTGCCATTGCAATTGCGTTTACTTTTGTCATGGTATGGCTATTTTGTGGCAGCTTAAAACTCACTATTTTACCGATTGTGTGTTCAATTATTGCGGTAATTTGGCAGTTAGGATTGCTTTCTAGTTTAGGCTTTGGTCTTGATCCTATGTCTATCTTAGTGCCATTTTTAGTGTTCGCTATTGGCGTAAGCCACGGTGTGCAGATGATTAACGCCATTGGTAAAAAGGTTGCTGAAGGTAAGTCTACAGCAATATGTTGCCAATCAAGCTTTAGAGCTTTACTTGTACCTGGCGGGATTGCGTTGTTATCTGATACGGTTGGCTTTTTAACCCTATTAACCATTGATATCGGTATTATTCGTGAACTTGCTATTACAGCGAGTTTAGGTGTGGCAGTGATTATATTTACTAATCTGATTTTGTTGCCAGTGTGGGCATCGTATATGCGCTTTGAAAACAGCATCCATATTCAATCAGGTGATGCTAATAAACCGAACATACTTGATGCAATGCGCGATTTATTAGTTAAAGCAACCGATCCAAAAACGGCAAAAATTATTATTGGTTTCACTTTGGTTTTATTTGCACTGGGCTATTGGCAAGCAGATAAAATGCGTATTGGTGATTTACATGCAGGAGCACCATCCTTGCACCAAGATGCACGTTACAACCAAGATACTTTCTTAATATCGGACAAATACACAATTTCATCTGATATTCTTAAAGTCATTGTAGAGGCTTACCCTGCAGCGTGTACCGAGCATGACGTCATGGAGCGTATATCACGCTTTCAATATAAAGTTGAAAATTTAGCCGGTGTACAATCAGCGGTCAGCCTAAGTTCTGTGGCACAGTCAGTTAATGCCGGTTATAACGAGGGCAATTTAAAATGGCAAAGTTTGCCGCGCAATTCTGCCAGTTTGGTGCAGTCAACCTCTCGCGTTGAAACCAGCACAGGGTTATTAAACGGTGATTGTTCAGTAATGCCCGTGATTATATTTTTAGATGATCACAAAGCACAAACTATTGATAACGTCATTGCAAAAGTAAAACAATTTGCTGTAGAAGAGGGCACAGATAAACTTGCTTTCAAATTGGCATCAGGCCCTGTAGGTGTAATGGCAGCAACTAACGAGTCTGTTTCAGCTGCACAAATCCCTATGATGCTCTATGTTTATGGTGCGGTGATTATTTTATGCTTACTAAGTTTTAAGAGCGTAAAAGCAACTATTGCAGTGGTATTACCTTTGTACATAGTATCAACCCTTGCACAAGCACTTATGGTACAACTTGAGATTGGTCTAACTGTTTCAACTTTACCAGTAATTGCTTTGGGTGTAGGTATTGGTGTTGATTACGGTATTTATATTTTGTCATCAATGATGGGGCAGTTAAAACAAAACGTGCCACTGAGTATTGCTTATCGTAATGCATTAGTTGAACGTGGGAGTGCGGTGTTATTTACCGGTATTACGTTAGCAATTGGTGTTAGTACGTGGATTTTTTCTGATTTGAAGTTCCAAGTTGATATGGGAATTCTGCTTACCTTCATGTTTTTAGTAAATATGTTGGGTGCAGTGTTACTTTTACCTGCAATTGGCAGCTTGCTCTGGACTGACCAGAAAAAATAA
- the pyrD gene encoding quinone-dependent dihydroorotate dehydrogenase: MFYDLARRFMFTRDAEWAHDFALNNLRRFANTPLSAAWSQSVANKPVNFLGLEFKNPVGLAAGLDKNAECIEAFAQMGFGFVEVGTVTPRPQAGNDKPRIFRLPQSNAIINRMGFNNKGVDNLVNNVKAAKYDGILGINIGKNKDTPNEQGKDDYIHCMRKVFEHASYITVNISSPNTPGLRDLQYGAALDDLLQSLKNEQLDLIAKHNKHVPMLVKIAPDLDPIQIEQVSESLLNNKIDGVIATNTTLERSLVQGQQYADEAGGLSGAPVRERSTHVVSELKRLTNNQLPIIGVGGIDDAKSAKEKFNAGADLVQVYTGFIYKGPQLVKSIINDL, from the coding sequence ATGTTCTACGATTTAGCTCGCCGTTTTATGTTTACCCGTGATGCGGAGTGGGCCCATGATTTTGCTCTTAATAACTTACGTCGCTTTGCTAACACGCCATTAAGTGCTGCATGGTCACAAAGCGTGGCAAATAAACCAGTGAACTTTTTAGGCCTCGAATTTAAAAACCCAGTAGGGCTTGCTGCAGGTCTTGATAAAAATGCGGAGTGTATTGAGGCATTCGCTCAAATGGGTTTTGGCTTTGTAGAAGTGGGTACAGTAACACCGCGTCCTCAAGCGGGGAACGATAAGCCGCGGATATTCAGGTTGCCGCAGTCAAATGCAATTATTAATCGTATGGGCTTTAATAACAAAGGTGTTGATAATTTAGTTAACAATGTTAAAGCAGCTAAATACGATGGTATTTTAGGTATCAATATTGGTAAAAATAAAGATACACCAAATGAGCAGGGTAAAGATGATTACATTCACTGTATGCGTAAAGTGTTTGAGCATGCATCATACATCACTGTAAATATTTCATCACCCAATACCCCTGGCTTACGAGACCTGCAATATGGCGCAGCATTAGATGACTTATTACAAAGCTTGAAAAACGAACAGCTTGATTTAATTGCCAAGCATAATAAGCATGTGCCTATGTTGGTGAAAATTGCGCCAGACCTAGATCCAATTCAAATTGAACAAGTGAGCGAGTCACTGTTAAATAATAAAATTGATGGTGTTATAGCCACAAATACCACCTTAGAGCGTAGCTTAGTGCAAGGTCAGCAGTATGCTGATGAGGCAGGCGGTTTATCAGGAGCGCCAGTTAGGGAGCGTTCCACCCATGTTGTTTCTGAACTCAAGCGTTTAACAAACAATCAGTTACCTATTATTGGTGTGGGTGGTATTGATGATGCTAAATCAGCAAAAGAAAAATTTAATGCGGGTGCAGATTTAGTTCAAGTTTATACCGGTTTCATATACAAAGGACCGCAATTGGTCAAGTCGATCATTAACGACTTATAA
- a CDS encoding NAD-glutamate dehydrogenase has translation MTRNEGQASVILDNVCKLIQKKVRADNVLLVEKFAKALYSNMSKEDLANRNDSDLYGAALSLWNSLEKNTSDDAVIRVFNPEVAKDGWQSSHTIVEIIAKDMPFLVDSVRMAMTRENIASHLLLHSPLKIQRDKNDKISGLSSLKAEQESTSTKTVFFIEIDRQTDATVIESFKKELESVLVDVSIAVEDWQPIREKLIAVSKSLPKSHKDKSDNEINETVEFLDWLVKDNFTLMGYRQYELSPVQGDYQLKGKMDTSLGLMKNSDAEHTRLLSELPEVARQEARSSNLLILTKTNSLSRVHRPAYIDYVGVKRFDDKGNVIGEDRFIGLFSSNFYNNSAADVPVLKSKINRIMDMCDFAKGTHAYKAVLNILETYPRDELVQARENELLEVAMGVLQIQERDMCRLFVRKDAYGRFLSCMVYVPRERYNTALRRETQAILANAFNSDVKVEFTTYFSESTLARTHYTVRVTDNNIEFNVKDIENNLIEAARTWEDKLQSALLESAGEARGNELNRKYCNAFARSYKEEVLPSAAVVDIEKLEMLSDDNKLEMLFYRPQEEASSNIVRLSLFHKDEPIHLSDVMPMLENFGLRVVGETPYSVKTSDGGVNWVMDFSMLIDSKGMADFDKISARFRAALTSVWANRLENDGFNRLVLMGGLTGRESSILRAYAKYMRQIGVTFSQTYIESTFANYPHIAAKIVNLFSKKFSVKSPASAKTLEKLGLEIYAELENVANLDDDRIIRLYVDMIVATLRTNYFQKDAEGKFKSYISLKIQPSLIPEVPLPVPAFEIFVYSPRVEGVHLRFGKVARGGLRWSDRREDFRTEVLGLVKAQQVKNTVIVPVGSKGGFVCKQLPSEREAFIKEGQECYKIFIRGLLDITDNIDRGEIVPAVDVTRHDEDDAYLVVAADKGTATFSDIANGIANEYNFWLGDAFASGGSVGYDHKKMGITARGAWESVKRHFREMDINCQTTDFTAVAIGDMAGDVFGNGMLLSKHIRLQVAFNHLHIFVDPNPDAAASYPERERLFNLPRSSWEDYNKELISSGGGIFSRAAKSITLTPEMKKMLGTKKASMTPNELIKASLMMDHDLLWNGGIGTYIKHSKETDADVGDRANDALRINGKDLGAKIFGEGGNLGATQLGRIEFAAQGGRVNTDFIDNVGGVACSDNEVNIKILLNGLVAEGDLTRKQRDELLYSMTDEVSELVLKDCYRQTHTLSITQSKGTSTLKEKIRFIHALEKDGKLDRAIEFIPTDEELAERAAAGKDLTRPELSVLVSYAKMVLKESLVTDEITENPYYRQLLVKSFPRPLREKFNDAMDNHPLRKEIIATKLANNIVNDMGLNFMVRMNEETGANEAEIALCYSIASEIFQMRETWLSISDLDNKIPSNVQTEMLYQLRRTVRRATRWFLRHRTKAQSIEQAIEIFSPTFADLSENLTKYIVKTESDRIVSAREELTQSGVPTDIAQRIVSLSSLFSVMDLTQIAQNSNRKIDMVSHTYFKLGAQMGLHWFLDQITNQPVSNHWQALARASYREELDWQQRTLSEVVLNSFEGESSDVDGQIEQWMDSQDLLLQRWKQMLTEFKTSQSHDFAKFSVALRELMLLGHNCDTSAK, from the coding sequence ATGACACGAAATGAAGGCCAAGCCTCGGTTATTTTAGATAACGTCTGTAAGCTTATCCAGAAAAAAGTTCGCGCTGATAATGTGTTACTCGTTGAGAAATTCGCCAAAGCCTTGTACAGCAATATGTCTAAAGAGGATTTGGCAAATCGCAACGACAGTGACTTATATGGTGCTGCACTCAGCCTTTGGAATTCGCTAGAAAAAAATACATCAGATGACGCAGTTATTCGCGTTTTCAACCCTGAAGTGGCTAAAGATGGCTGGCAGTCATCACATACCATTGTAGAGATCATTGCTAAAGACATGCCGTTTTTAGTGGACTCTGTACGAATGGCCATGACACGAGAAAACATTGCCTCTCATTTACTTCTTCATAGCCCGCTGAAAATTCAACGTGATAAGAACGATAAAATATCAGGGTTATCAAGCTTAAAAGCAGAGCAAGAATCAACATCAACAAAAACTGTATTCTTCATAGAAATTGACCGTCAAACAGATGCAACTGTTATTGAGTCTTTCAAAAAAGAACTTGAATCAGTACTCGTTGATGTATCGATTGCGGTTGAAGATTGGCAGCCTATTCGCGAAAAATTAATCGCGGTAAGCAAAAGCTTGCCTAAAAGCCATAAAGATAAAAGTGATAACGAAATAAATGAAACCGTTGAATTTTTAGATTGGTTAGTGAAAGACAATTTCACATTAATGGGTTATCGCCAATATGAACTTTCACCAGTTCAGGGCGACTATCAATTAAAGGGTAAAATGGATACCAGCTTAGGGTTAATGAAAAACTCTGATGCTGAGCATACACGTTTGCTTTCTGAGTTACCTGAAGTGGCGCGCCAAGAGGCACGCAGTAGCAACCTATTAATTTTAACTAAAACTAATTCATTGTCTCGCGTTCACCGTCCAGCTTACATAGATTATGTGGGTGTAAAACGTTTTGATGACAAAGGCAATGTTATTGGTGAAGATCGTTTCATCGGTTTGTTTTCATCAAACTTTTACAACAATAGCGCTGCTGATGTACCGGTTCTTAAAAGTAAAATTAATCGTATTATGGATATGTGTGACTTCGCTAAAGGGACACATGCATACAAAGCCGTATTAAATATATTAGAAACTTACCCACGTGACGAACTGGTTCAAGCTCGAGAGAATGAGTTACTTGAAGTTGCCATGGGCGTATTGCAAATACAAGAACGCGACATGTGTCGTTTATTTGTTCGTAAAGATGCATATGGTCGTTTTTTATCATGCATGGTTTATGTACCTCGAGAGCGTTATAACACAGCGCTTCGTCGCGAAACGCAGGCTATTTTAGCCAACGCATTTAATTCTGACGTTAAAGTCGAATTTACTACCTATTTCTCTGAGTCTACACTGGCGCGTACCCATTACACTGTTCGTGTGACCGACAACAATATTGAATTTAACGTGAAAGACATAGAAAACAACCTAATAGAAGCCGCTCGTACTTGGGAAGATAAATTACAATCAGCCTTACTTGAATCTGCTGGTGAGGCCCGTGGTAATGAATTAAACCGTAAATATTGCAATGCCTTTGCACGCTCATACAAAGAAGAAGTATTACCTAGCGCTGCAGTGGTCGATATTGAAAAGCTAGAAATGCTAAGCGATGATAACAAGTTAGAAATGTTGTTCTATCGCCCACAAGAAGAAGCAAGCAGCAATATTGTGCGTTTAAGCTTATTCCATAAAGATGAGCCAATTCATTTATCTGATGTTATGCCAATGCTTGAAAACTTTGGTCTACGTGTTGTAGGTGAAACGCCATACTCGGTTAAAACTAGTGATGGTGGCGTAAATTGGGTCATGGATTTCTCTATGCTAATTGACAGCAAAGGGATGGCTGATTTTGATAAGATCTCTGCACGTTTTCGCGCTGCATTAACCAGTGTATGGGCAAACCGTTTAGAAAACGATGGCTTTAACCGTCTAGTGTTAATGGGTGGTTTAACGGGTCGTGAATCATCAATTTTACGTGCATACGCAAAATACATGCGCCAAATAGGGGTTACTTTCTCGCAAACGTATATTGAAAGTACCTTTGCAAATTACCCGCATATTGCCGCTAAAATTGTTAACTTATTCTCTAAAAAGTTCTCTGTAAAAAGCCCTGCAAGTGCTAAAACACTTGAAAAACTAGGCTTAGAAATTTATGCAGAGTTAGAAAACGTAGCGAACCTTGATGATGATCGTATTATCCGTTTATACGTTGATATGATTGTTGCTACATTACGTACTAACTACTTCCAAAAAGATGCTGAAGGCAAATTTAAGTCTTACATCTCACTTAAAATTCAGCCAAGTTTAATTCCAGAAGTCCCACTACCTGTACCAGCGTTTGAGATATTTGTTTATTCTCCACGTGTTGAAGGTGTGCATTTACGCTTTGGTAAAGTTGCCCGTGGTGGATTGCGTTGGTCAGATCGTCGTGAAGATTTCCGTACAGAAGTACTTGGCTTAGTTAAAGCGCAACAAGTGAAAAATACCGTGATTGTGCCGGTAGGCTCAAAAGGTGGATTTGTATGTAAACAACTACCTAGTGAACGTGAAGCGTTTATTAAAGAAGGCCAAGAATGTTATAAAATCTTCATTCGTGGTTTATTAGATATCACAGATAATATTGACCGTGGTGAAATTGTACCTGCTGTTGATGTTACACGCCATGATGAAGACGATGCGTACCTAGTAGTAGCAGCGGATAAAGGCACTGCAACATTCTCTGATATTGCCAATGGTATCGCAAACGAATATAACTTCTGGCTAGGTGATGCGTTTGCATCAGGTGGTTCTGTAGGTTATGACCATAAGAAGATGGGTATTACAGCTCGTGGCGCTTGGGAGTCTGTAAAACGTCATTTCCGTGAAATGGATATTAACTGTCAAACCACAGATTTTACAGCAGTTGCTATCGGGGATATGGCCGGTGATGTATTTGGTAATGGTATGTTGTTATCAAAGCACATTCGTTTGCAAGTGGCGTTTAACCATCTACATATTTTTGTTGATCCAAATCCAGATGCAGCGGCTTCTTATCCAGAGCGCGAACGTTTATTTAATTTACCACGTTCATCATGGGAAGATTACAATAAAGAGCTAATTTCAAGCGGCGGTGGTATTTTCTCGCGTGCTGCTAAGTCGATTACGCTGACCCCTGAGATGAAAAAAATGTTAGGCACTAAAAAAGCCAGCATGACACCGAATGAATTGATCAAAGCATCATTAATGATGGATCATGATTTACTTTGGAATGGTGGTATAGGGACCTACATCAAGCATTCGAAAGAAACGGATGCCGATGTAGGGGACCGTGCCAATGATGCCTTGCGTATTAACGGTAAAGATCTTGGTGCTAAAATATTTGGCGAAGGCGGTAACTTAGGTGCAACCCAATTAGGTCGTATTGAATTTGCAGCTCAAGGCGGTCGTGTAAATACTGACTTCATCGATAACGTGGGCGGGGTTGCGTGTTCAGATAACGAAGTAAATATTAAAATTTTACTCAATGGTTTAGTTGCTGAAGGCGACTTAACGCGTAAGCAACGTGATGAGTTACTTTACTCAATGACCGATGAAGTGTCTGAATTAGTACTTAAAGATTGTTATCGTCAAACGCACACTTTGTCGATCACTCAATCTAAAGGGACCTCAACGCTTAAAGAAAAAATTCGCTTTATTCATGCACTTGAAAAAGACGGTAAGCTAGACCGTGCAATTGAGTTTATTCCTACAGATGAAGAGTTAGCAGAGCGCGCCGCTGCAGGTAAAGATTTAACACGCCCTGAGCTATCTGTACTAGTTTCTTACGCGAAAATGGTGCTAAAAGAGTCTTTGGTAACGGATGAAATTACTGAGAATCCATATTACCGTCAGTTATTAGTTAAATCATTCCCGCGCCCATTACGTGAGAAGTTTAATGATGCTATGGATAATCATCCACTACGCAAAGAGATTATTGCCACTAAGTTAGCAAATAATATTGTTAATGATATGGGCTTAAACTTTATGGTGCGAATGAATGAAGAAACCGGTGCAAACGAAGCTGAAATTGCATTGTGTTATTCAATCGCAAGTGAAATTTTCCAAATGCGTGAAACATGGTTATCTATTAGTGATTTAGATAATAAAATACCATCGAACGTACAAACAGAAATGTTATACCAGTTACGTCGTACAGTTCGTCGCGCTACACGTTGGTTCCTTCGTCATCGCACCAAAGCACAATCAATTGAGCAAGCGATTGAAATTTTCTCACCAACATTTGCCGATTTAAGTGAAAACTTAACTAAATACATCGTTAAAACAGAAAGCGATCGTATTGTAAGTGCCCGTGAAGAACTAACACAAAGCGGTGTACCTACAGATATCGCACAGCGCATTGTGTCGTTATCAAGCTTGTTCTCGGTAATGGATTTAACGCAAATTGCTCAAAACTCTAATCGTAAAATCGATATGGTGTCGCACACTTACTTTAAATTAGGTGCGCAAATGGGACTACATTGGTTCTTAGATCAAATCACTAATCAACCGGTTTCTAACCATTGGCAGGCATTAGCGCGTGCATCATATCGTGAAGAGTTAGATTGGCAGCAACGCACCTTGTCAGAAGTGGTATTAAACAGCTTTGAAGGTGAAAGCAGTGATGTAGATGGTCAAATTGAACAATGGATGGATAGTCAAGATCTGTTACTTCAACGTTGGAAGCAAATGTTGACAGAGTTTAAAACATCGCAAAGTCACGATTTTGCTAAGTTCTCAGTGGCATTAAGAGAGCTCATGTTACTCGGTCACAATTGTGATACATCAGCAAAGTAA
- a CDS encoding cell division protein ZapC encodes MLQASKQWQWIACAEKNRLLLDLNDDMQLCTPYKLRQLTDCAFENPYFSLEDAAFYEQVYYYLAQFNLWNPAQLCQIALNATAVKFQLKPVLAKSWFFKPYTGSTPSTEAVINLSSESQTGEFLIIEHCPDASVCINLSETFALDDNLSLAQFEVIRVLNNRVHPLITSQYDSQTA; translated from the coding sequence ATGTTACAAGCGTCAAAGCAATGGCAGTGGATAGCGTGTGCTGAAAAAAACCGCTTACTGCTTGATTTAAATGACGATATGCAACTTTGTACACCTTATAAGCTTAGACAGCTCACCGATTGTGCTTTTGAAAACCCATACTTCAGCCTTGAAGATGCAGCCTTTTATGAGCAAGTTTATTATTACCTTGCGCAGTTTAATTTATGGAATCCTGCCCAGTTATGCCAAATAGCGCTCAATGCAACGGCAGTTAAATTTCAATTAAAACCAGTGTTGGCAAAAAGTTGGTTTTTCAAACCGTATACTGGTAGTACACCTAGTACTGAAGCGGTTATTAATTTAAGCTCAGAATCACAAACTGGCGAGTTTTTAATTATAGAGCATTGTCCAGATGCTTCTGTGTGCATTAATTTAAGCGAAACCTTTGCACTAGATGACAATCTATCACTTGCCCAGTTTGAAGTTATCCGCGTTTTAAACAACCGAGTTCACCCCTTAATTACCTCACAGTACGATAGCCAAACAGCTTAG